Proteins from one Syngnathoides biaculeatus isolate LvHL_M chromosome 8, ASM1980259v1, whole genome shotgun sequence genomic window:
- the LOC133504731 gene encoding transmembrane protein 25 isoform X1: MDNVCKRRRFSGSQAMVFLHTLVLSWAGAVEPAPEIDGHRQTAMTLRENVIHRFSCHLHGWDPHAPTSLSWYLNGEQQRSLPSKSDLGKTPQKNAEVQRSGANHNSTFSLRARKWDRELVCVALNPKSGESYNATVTLNVQFQPEILRISAHTSETSDPGFLLVLFALVQSNPPATFTFTDQSGLLMANTSDFLILDSHDYPWLTNHTLRVTLRSLSGNISLNATNSVGTTESNLTLAEFLQSRVEVPMLGIVTGGSMAFMALLILSLIVLCLMQKTTSKSIDEPVEILMTKKSDSSNLKAEKSSIPRENMSLPSNMQLNDLSTLKKGGENTQKISGGEKKNEDEDLSLAYAARGFARYPMVGYIYKVNSTSSEEIWL, translated from the exons GTGCTGTTGAACCTGCCCCCGAAATTGACGGACATCGTCAGACAGCGATGACACTAAGAGAAAACGTGATACACAGGTTCAGCTGTCACTTACATGGTTGGGACCCCCATGCACCGACCTCGCTGAGCTGGTACCTGAACGGTGAGCAGCAGAGGTCGCTTCCTTCTAAATCTGATCTGGGGAAGACACCACAAAAAAACGCAGAGGTCCAGAGATCCGGAGCCAATCACAACAGCACATTCTCACTGCGGGCCAGAAAGTGGGACAGAGAGCTGGTGTGTGTAGCACTAAACCCCAAATCAGGGGAAAGCTACAATGCAACAGTTACACTCAATGTCCAAT TTCAACCTGAGATCCTCAGGATCAGCGCACACACCAGTGAAACCTCAGATCCTGGCTTTTTGTTAGTCCTCTTTGCGTTGGTTCAGTCCAACCCCCCTGCCACCTTCACCTTCACAGACCAGTCTGGTCTGCTAATGGCTAACACTTCAGACTTCCTCATCCTCGACTCACACGACTACCCCTGGCTGACCAATCACACACTGAGAGTCACTCTCAGGAGTCTATCAGGAAATATCTCGCTGAATGCCACCAACAGTGTGGGCACCACGGAAAGTAACCTCACGCTGGCAG AATTCCTGCAATCTCGTGTGGAAGTACCTATGCTGGGAATTGTAACTGGCGGGTCCATGGCCTTCATGGCCCTTCTCATCCTCAGCCTGATAGTTCTCTGCCTCAtgcaaaaaacaacaagcaaGTCCATCG atGAGCCAGTGGAGATTCTAATGACTAAGAAAAG TGACTCAAGCAATTTGAAAGCAGAGAAATCTTCCATCCCCAGAGAGAATATGTCTCTTCCTTCCAATATGCAGCTCAATGACCTCAGCACTTTGAAAAAGG GAGGAGAGAACACCCAGAAAATCAGTGGGGGTGAAAAGAAGAATGAGGATGAAGATCTATCTTTAGCTTATGCTGCGAGAG GCTTCGCCAGATATCCAATGGTGGGGTACATCTACAAGGTGAATAGCACAAGCAGTGAGGAGATCTGGCTGTGA
- the LOC133504747 gene encoding T-cell surface glycoprotein CD3 gamma chain-like — protein sequence MKGHTVLPSYFILWTLTEFVRCDEGSKVDVVVKPGPGEITILCGQNNNVTKNGEQVTFPLKYKDQNSGEYECVGKDQAGQKTGTKIFVKFRSCENCVELDLVSLSGLAVGNLMATIVLGVAVYLVATQMHDSVTTSQPKSSDQRHLIPNDPKRRVRNDEYQELRHKGGHKDIYDTLSNQ from the exons ATGAAAGGTCATACTGTTTTACCGTCTTATTTCATTCTTTGGACACTGACAG AGTTTGTCCGGTGCGATGAAG GATCAAAAGTTGACGTTGTTGTGAAACCGGGACCTGGGGAGATAACGATTTTATGTGGTCAAAAcaataatgtaacaaaaaatggTGAGCAAGTAacatttcctttaaaatacAAAGACCAGAACTCTGGAGAGTACGAATGTGTGGGCAAAGATCAAGCGGGACAAAAGACCGGAACGAAAATCTTTGTGAAGTTCAGAT CCTGTGAAAACTGTGTGGAGCTTGATCTGGTTTCCCTCTCAGGTCTTGCTGTTGGAAATTTGATGGCTACCATTGTACTCGGAGTGGCTGTCTATCTGGTTGCTACACAGATGCATGACAGTGTTACTACTTCTCAACCCAAAA gcTCTGATCAAAGACACCTTATTCCAAATGATCCAAAGAGGAGAGTCCGAAATGATGAGTACCAAGAG CTGAGACACAAAGGTGGTCATAAAGACATATATGATACCCTCTCCAATCAATAA
- the LOC133504731 gene encoding transmembrane protein 25 isoform X2, which yields MPIGAVEPAPEIDGHRQTAMTLRENVIHRFSCHLHGWDPHAPTSLSWYLNGEQQRSLPSKSDLGKTPQKNAEVQRSGANHNSTFSLRARKWDRELVCVALNPKSGESYNATVTLNVQFQPEILRISAHTSETSDPGFLLVLFALVQSNPPATFTFTDQSGLLMANTSDFLILDSHDYPWLTNHTLRVTLRSLSGNISLNATNSVGTTESNLTLAEFLQSRVEVPMLGIVTGGSMAFMALLILSLIVLCLMQKTTSKSIDEPVEILMTKKSDSSNLKAEKSSIPRENMSLPSNMQLNDLSTLKKGGENTQKISGGEKKNEDEDLSLAYAARGFARYPMVGYIYKVNSTSSEEIWL from the exons GTGCTGTTGAACCTGCCCCCGAAATTGACGGACATCGTCAGACAGCGATGACACTAAGAGAAAACGTGATACACAGGTTCAGCTGTCACTTACATGGTTGGGACCCCCATGCACCGACCTCGCTGAGCTGGTACCTGAACGGTGAGCAGCAGAGGTCGCTTCCTTCTAAATCTGATCTGGGGAAGACACCACAAAAAAACGCAGAGGTCCAGAGATCCGGAGCCAATCACAACAGCACATTCTCACTGCGGGCCAGAAAGTGGGACAGAGAGCTGGTGTGTGTAGCACTAAACCCCAAATCAGGGGAAAGCTACAATGCAACAGTTACACTCAATGTCCAAT TTCAACCTGAGATCCTCAGGATCAGCGCACACACCAGTGAAACCTCAGATCCTGGCTTTTTGTTAGTCCTCTTTGCGTTGGTTCAGTCCAACCCCCCTGCCACCTTCACCTTCACAGACCAGTCTGGTCTGCTAATGGCTAACACTTCAGACTTCCTCATCCTCGACTCACACGACTACCCCTGGCTGACCAATCACACACTGAGAGTCACTCTCAGGAGTCTATCAGGAAATATCTCGCTGAATGCCACCAACAGTGTGGGCACCACGGAAAGTAACCTCACGCTGGCAG AATTCCTGCAATCTCGTGTGGAAGTACCTATGCTGGGAATTGTAACTGGCGGGTCCATGGCCTTCATGGCCCTTCTCATCCTCAGCCTGATAGTTCTCTGCCTCAtgcaaaaaacaacaagcaaGTCCATCG atGAGCCAGTGGAGATTCTAATGACTAAGAAAAG TGACTCAAGCAATTTGAAAGCAGAGAAATCTTCCATCCCCAGAGAGAATATGTCTCTTCCTTCCAATATGCAGCTCAATGACCTCAGCACTTTGAAAAAGG GAGGAGAGAACACCCAGAAAATCAGTGGGGGTGAAAAGAAGAATGAGGATGAAGATCTATCTTTAGCTTATGCTGCGAGAG GCTTCGCCAGATATCCAATGGTGGGGTACATCTACAAGGTGAATAGCACAAGCAGTGAGGAGATCTGGCTGTGA